In Spirochaeta lutea, a single genomic region encodes these proteins:
- a CDS encoding sensor histidine kinase: MRQTLRTRLIFYMVLSLSVVVFSLSFILLLSLQFQGILQDQFSTESYLQQLQTEVHGVRQPFLQYVTSRSSTALAELLARQQTILGVLPPALPRSGDSLLLAQREVYSLIRGYLGMIEEGIQLKRARAIQEYTQLYEDSEALNELILRRIDAMSLTGLRNRIADYGRLMEAFRQLQVWNLLVVIFSVLSALLWMLGAINRLTEPMHRLAVAAGELSAGNFEGPDIQVSALPEVATVISAFNTMRRDISQYIAEIERRKAVEKGYLAEKLRNLNMEHLLKRMELYTMQAQMNPHFLFNTLNTGVQLAILEEADKTAEFMEKLAHFFRRNMRQQELFVPLGQELEGLKAYLEILAIRFPTTLELRLDTDDSLADRVSIPALILQPLVENSVVHAFQDIQGRACITITVRENRGLVELVVADNGKGMDQNTARSLVARNTRRERGYGSKVMGLENVIQRLYFFYPQNQDCVTIESEPYKGTTVTIRINPQEEPCIPS; the protein is encoded by the coding sequence CTTCTACATGGTGTTAAGCCTTTCGGTGGTGGTGTTCTCCCTCTCGTTTATTCTCCTATTGTCTCTGCAGTTTCAGGGGATTCTGCAGGATCAGTTCTCTACCGAATCCTATCTCCAGCAGCTGCAAACCGAGGTCCATGGGGTCCGTCAGCCCTTTCTGCAGTACGTAACCAGCCGGTCGTCTACGGCCCTGGCCGAGCTGCTTGCCCGGCAGCAAACTATTCTGGGTGTGTTACCTCCCGCCCTGCCTAGGAGCGGAGACTCTCTTCTGCTGGCCCAGCGGGAGGTCTATTCGCTGATACGGGGATATCTGGGGATGATCGAGGAGGGAATCCAGCTCAAGCGCGCCCGGGCTATTCAGGAGTATACCCAGCTGTACGAGGATAGCGAGGCGTTGAACGAGCTGATTCTGAGGCGGATTGATGCCATGAGTCTGACGGGGCTGCGGAACCGGATTGCCGATTACGGGCGGCTCATGGAGGCCTTCCGGCAGCTCCAGGTTTGGAACCTGCTGGTGGTTATTTTTTCGGTGCTTTCGGCCCTGTTGTGGATGCTCGGTGCCATAAACCGGTTGACCGAGCCGATGCACCGCCTGGCAGTGGCGGCGGGGGAACTGTCAGCGGGGAATTTTGAGGGGCCGGATATCCAGGTGAGCGCTCTGCCTGAGGTTGCGACGGTTATTTCCGCCTTCAATACCATGCGCCGGGATATAAGCCAGTATATCGCCGAGATCGAACGCCGGAAGGCAGTGGAGAAGGGGTACCTGGCCGAGAAGCTTCGGAACCTGAATATGGAGCACCTGCTCAAGCGGATGGAGCTGTATACCATGCAGGCCCAGATGAATCCCCACTTTCTCTTCAACACCCTCAACACCGGGGTCCAGCTCGCCATTCTGGAAGAGGCGGATAAGACCGCTGAGTTCATGGAGAAGCTTGCCCATTTCTTTAGGCGCAATATGCGCCAGCAGGAACTCTTTGTGCCCCTGGGACAGGAGCTGGAGGGGCTAAAGGCCTACCTGGAGATCCTTGCCATCAGGTTTCCCACCACCCTGGAACTCCGGCTGGATACCGACGACAGTCTGGCGGACCGGGTATCCATTCCGGCCCTCATTCTCCAGCCCCTGGTGGAAAACTCCGTGGTCCACGCCTTCCAGGACATCCAGGGAAGGGCCTGCATCACCATCACCGTTCGGGAGAACCGGGGGTTGGTGGAGCTCGTTGTAGCGGACAACGGCAAGGGGATGGATCAGAATACCGCCCGGTCCCTGGTGGCCCGCAACACCCGGCGGGAGCGGGGCTACGGCTCTAAGGTGATGGGGCTGGAGAATGTTATTCAGCGCCTGTATTTCTTCTATCCCCAGAATCAGGACTGTGTAACCATTGAGAGCGAACCCTACAAGGGGACCACCGTCACAATCCGAATCAATCCCCAGGAGGAACCATGTATTCCGTCATGA
- a CDS encoding response regulator, whose translation MYSVMIVDDEELVLRSFAYTIQNHAPAFRVCAQASSGLDALELAKDNNPDIVILDIAMPGLDGLETLEQLREVNPDLQCILSTAYERFDLAQRAIPLGVFRYLVKPVGKKTLLEALEGAGQQIESRRKLSQEHRQDAQRLTHSHRLEEEHFMQELLCGTLDGESWNLYRRSLWISADRGFILVLSARGGSSDASPGGFTDLRRVYREFVDWVNHRVQCFALDIGRLVLFIVTRRESSFFQGDLTARAEDLGLVDLRMGWGSTQPYDTLDESYKEALAMITRSPGNRQSHRRQERDRILAIQHSLKRCEELGTGVFLENLREYWRFLIQEYPVGIAKNKILVALTAAQEGLTVFVEELPDLGVEIADLETQDQVAAWLDTAGRMICAAARLQIQSNLPRVLHHAMLMIQQHYDQALQLSSLARECGVNPNYLGRLFKEYLHTTFVDYLNSIRLHQAEQLMAKGTLRLKEVSWAVGYRDPNYFSRIFKKYRGQTPKEFIALSDQEVSHG comes from the coding sequence ATGTATTCCGTCATGATTGTGGATGATGAAGAGCTGGTACTTCGCAGCTTTGCCTATACAATACAGAACCACGCCCCGGCCTTCCGGGTCTGCGCCCAAGCCAGCTCGGGCCTGGATGCCCTGGAGCTTGCGAAGGATAATAATCCCGACATCGTCATTCTGGACATAGCCATGCCCGGGCTGGACGGCTTGGAGACCCTGGAACAGCTCCGGGAGGTTAATCCGGATCTACAGTGCATCCTCTCCACCGCCTATGAGCGCTTCGACCTTGCCCAGCGGGCAATCCCCCTCGGGGTGTTCCGATACCTGGTAAAACCCGTGGGAAAAAAGACCCTCCTGGAGGCCCTGGAGGGCGCTGGACAGCAGATCGAATCCCGCCGGAAGCTCAGCCAGGAACACCGCCAGGATGCCCAGCGGCTCACCCACAGCCACCGGTTGGAGGAGGAGCACTTCATGCAGGAACTGCTCTGCGGAACCCTGGACGGCGAGTCCTGGAACCTCTACCGCCGCAGTCTCTGGATCTCCGCGGACAGGGGGTTCATTCTGGTGCTCTCGGCCCGGGGGGGATCCTCCGACGCCTCCCCCGGGGGCTTCACCGATCTGCGCCGGGTCTACCGCGAATTCGTGGACTGGGTGAATCACCGGGTTCAGTGTTTTGCCCTGGACATCGGCCGGCTGGTGCTCTTTATCGTCACCCGAAGGGAGAGCAGTTTTTTCCAGGGTGATTTGACTGCCCGGGCCGAGGACCTCGGACTTGTGGACCTGCGGATGGGGTGGGGAAGCACCCAACCCTACGATACCCTGGATGAATCCTACAAAGAGGCCCTGGCCATGATTACCCGGAGCCCCGGGAACCGCCAAAGCCATCGGCGGCAGGAGCGTGATCGGATCCTGGCGATTCAGCACAGCCTGAAGCGCTGTGAGGAGCTGGGGACTGGGGTATTCTTGGAGAATCTGAGGGAGTACTGGCGGTTTCTTATTCAGGAATATCCCGTAGGAATAGCAAAAAACAAGATTCTGGTGGCCCTGACGGCGGCTCAGGAGGGTCTGACCGTCTTTGTAGAGGAACTCCCCGATCTGGGGGTGGAGATTGCCGATCTGGAAACCCAGGATCAGGTCGCCGCCTGGCTGGACACTGCCGGACGGATGATCTGCGCCGCCGCCCGGCTTCAGATCCAGAGTAACCTGCCCCGGGTTCTGCACCATGCCATGCTGATGATTCAACAGCACTATGACCAGGCCCTGCAGCTTTCATCCCTTGCCCGGGAATGCGGGGTTAACCCCAATTACCTCGGCCGCCTGTTCAAGGAATACCTGCACACCACCTTCGTCGACTACCTGAATTCCATCCGGCTGCACCAGGCCGAGCAGCTTATGGCGAAGGGAACCCTTCGGCTCAAGGAGGTGTCCTGGGCCGTGGGGTACCGGGATCCCAACTACTTTAGCAGGATATTTAAGAAGTACCGGGGCCAGACCCCCAAGGAATTTATCGCCCTCAGCGACCAGGAGGTGTCCCATGGCTAA
- a CDS encoding substrate-binding domain-containing protein — protein sequence MKKIVALCCMLVLATGLVFAGGQAAGSLDIGLAMPETHVERWQKDGAALLEDAQALGYKAEVAFGDADQGKQNQQIQDFITKGAKLLIIGSINEGVVSVVQEAAEEGVIVIAYDRLITGSDSYDYYITFDNFKVGQFQGMAIEEALDLANAQASNPKNITLFAGSPTDNNANFFFDGAMSVLRPYVQSGVLNIVGPAPLESSDSAFTQIATENWRADLAKARMENLLNNDAADVVLDAVLAPNDTLARAIIEALSTDAKYNTTAKLPVVTGQDGEVASIQYIRDGKQYMTVFKDTRNLASAAIALADALIKGETPQISGARLDTQTYDTGKKVVNSYLLEPVNVTQDNYREIMIDSGYYSEADLQ from the coding sequence ATGAAGAAGATCGTAGCCCTCTGTTGTATGCTGGTTCTGGCAACCGGCTTGGTGTTTGCCGGCGGACAAGCTGCCGGATCCCTGGACATTGGCCTGGCCATGCCCGAAACCCATGTAGAGCGCTGGCAAAAAGACGGCGCAGCCCTGCTTGAGGATGCTCAAGCCCTGGGATACAAGGCCGAGGTTGCCTTTGGTGATGCTGATCAGGGAAAGCAGAATCAGCAGATCCAGGATTTCATTACCAAGGGAGCCAAACTGCTCATTATCGGCTCCATAAACGAAGGGGTTGTCTCCGTCGTACAGGAAGCTGCTGAAGAGGGTGTTATCGTTATAGCCTATGACCGGCTTATTACCGGGTCAGATTCCTATGACTACTACATCACCTTTGATAATTTTAAGGTTGGACAGTTCCAGGGAATGGCCATCGAAGAGGCCTTGGATCTTGCCAATGCTCAGGCATCTAATCCAAAAAACATAACCCTCTTTGCCGGGTCACCCACGGACAACAATGCCAACTTCTTTTTTGACGGCGCCATGTCTGTCCTGCGGCCCTATGTACAGAGCGGCGTGCTGAACATTGTTGGCCCCGCACCCCTGGAATCCTCTGATTCAGCCTTTACCCAGATTGCCACCGAGAACTGGAGAGCCGATCTTGCCAAGGCCCGAATGGAAAACCTGCTGAATAACGATGCCGCAGACGTTGTATTGGATGCGGTTCTGGCTCCCAACGATACCCTGGCTCGGGCCATCATCGAAGCCCTGTCCACGGATGCTAAGTACAATACCACTGCGAAACTCCCCGTCGTGACCGGTCAAGATGGCGAGGTAGCATCCATCCAGTACATTCGTGACGGTAAACAGTACATGACCGTATTCAAGGACACCAGGAATCTTGCATCAGCAGCAATAGCCCTGGCGGATGCCTTAATCAAGGGAGAAACACCCCAGATCAGCGGCGCCCGGCTGGACACCCAGACCTACGACACCGGTAAAAAGGTTGTGAACTCCTACCTGCTGGAACCGGTCAATGTGACCCAGGATAACTACCGGGAAATCATGATCGACAGCGGCTATTACAGCGAGGCTGACCTGCAATAG
- a CDS encoding sugar ABC transporter ATP-binding protein codes for MSEYILEVEGVTKSFPGVRALDDVSFQVKKGEIHCICGENGAGKSTLMGVVSGVHPKGSYEGRVLVHGQETHFHSVRDSEQVGLTIMHQELALSPYLSIYENLFLGHMKTKMGIINWDQLLADSRQYLDRVGLKDHPATIVSKLGVGKQQLVEIARALSKKTELLILDEPTASLNDEESAKLLELIRELKKEGLTCIMISHKLNEVLSIADTITVMRDGKSIISYDTRQQKVTQSMIISGMVGRDMTQMYPDKQPNIGEVLFEVEDWTVYHPDYHSMKVVDKASFHLRKGEILAFCGPMGAGRTELMMSIFGKSYGSSSEGTIRLKGQDVQFSTPKQAISAGLGYLSEDRKELGLILIQDVKTNISNSSIPKLSRYGILDSLREFRAAEHYKDTLNIKTPSLAQMARNLSGGNQQKVVLGRCLLAEPEIFIVDEPTRGIDVGAKYEIYCILNDLAAQGKSIIMVTSELPEAIGMADRIYVMNEGQIKGCLPRAEATQEKIMHMALVDQESENV; via the coding sequence GTGAGTGAATATATCTTAGAAGTAGAAGGGGTTACAAAATCCTTTCCCGGAGTCCGTGCCCTGGATGATGTGAGTTTCCAGGTGAAAAAAGGGGAAATTCACTGCATCTGCGGAGAAAACGGCGCCGGAAAATCAACCCTGATGGGGGTTGTCAGCGGAGTACATCCCAAGGGCAGTTACGAGGGCAGGGTCCTCGTCCACGGCCAGGAAACCCATTTTCATAGCGTCCGGGACAGCGAGCAGGTGGGTTTGACCATCATGCACCAGGAACTAGCCCTAAGTCCCTACCTCTCTATATATGAGAACCTGTTTCTCGGACACATGAAGACCAAGATGGGGATTATCAACTGGGACCAGCTCCTGGCGGATTCCAGGCAATACCTGGACCGGGTAGGCCTGAAGGATCACCCGGCAACCATTGTAAGTAAACTCGGGGTGGGCAAGCAGCAGCTGGTAGAGATTGCCCGGGCCCTCTCGAAAAAAACGGAACTCCTGATACTGGATGAGCCCACAGCCTCCCTGAACGATGAGGAAAGCGCCAAGCTTCTGGAGTTGATTCGGGAACTGAAGAAAGAGGGGCTTACCTGCATCATGATCTCCCACAAGCTGAACGAGGTGCTGAGTATTGCAGATACCATCACCGTTATGCGGGATGGAAAATCCATTATCAGCTACGACACCCGGCAGCAGAAGGTAACCCAGTCCATGATAATCTCCGGGATGGTAGGCCGGGATATGACCCAGATGTACCCGGATAAGCAGCCGAATATCGGCGAAGTGCTGTTCGAGGTAGAGGACTGGACGGTGTACCACCCCGATTACCACAGCATGAAGGTGGTGGACAAGGCCTCCTTTCACCTGCGGAAGGGCGAGATTCTCGCGTTTTGCGGCCCCATGGGGGCGGGACGGACGGAATTGATGATGAGCATCTTCGGGAAGTCCTACGGATCATCCAGCGAGGGCACCATCCGCCTCAAGGGGCAGGACGTACAGTTTTCTACCCCGAAACAGGCCATCAGCGCCGGTCTGGGATACCTTTCCGAAGACCGCAAGGAGCTTGGGCTCATCCTGATTCAGGATGTGAAAACCAATATTTCAAACTCCAGCATCCCCAAACTTTCCCGGTACGGCATCCTCGACAGCCTGCGGGAATTTCGGGCTGCAGAACATTATAAAGATACCCTTAATATTAAGACCCCCTCCCTGGCGCAGATGGCCAGGAACCTCAGCGGGGGAAACCAGCAGAAGGTGGTGTTAGGCCGGTGCCTGCTGGCCGAACCGGAGATTTTCATTGTAGACGAGCCCACCAGAGGAATCGATGTGGGCGCAAAGTACGAGATCTACTGCATCCTCAACGACCTGGCAGCCCAGGGGAAAAGCATCATCATGGTAACCTCCGAGCTTCCTGAAGCCATCGGTATGGCGGACCGTATTTATGTGATGAACGAGGGGCAGATTAAGGGGTGCCTGCCCAGGGCAGAGGCCACCCAGGAAAAAATAATGCACATGGCGTTAGTCGATCAGGAGAGCGAAAATGTCTGA
- the mmsB gene encoding multiple monosaccharide ABC transporter permease, whose protein sequence is MSDTSRTQGRFGFLELAKTNIRNYSMFIMLAVIFIVFSLLTGGVNGTSRNITNIFIQNSYILILAVGMVLVIIVGNIDLSVGSVAAFTGAISAMIYNTGIGILPTILLTVMVGLAIGAFQAFWIAYARIPAFIVTLAGMLLFRGLTYIITNVTPVSLMDDSFKQITSGSITVAGLTFEGFHALALLVGLFLAVMYVAWALTDRRRKKQKGFQVLPIGYVLLKLVFVVSLIMLLAWKFGDYRGIPTVAVVLGIVVALFVFISKKTVIGRYIYAVGGNARSAKLSGINSEMVIFLVHTIMGGLAGLAGLVFTGYMNSALPQAGNLFELDAIAACFIGGASASGGIGTIIGAITGGLVIGVINNGMSLMNIGADWQYVVKALVLLFAVLYDIYTRRKSGLG, encoded by the coding sequence ATGTCTGATACTAGTCGTACCCAGGGCAGGTTCGGGTTCTTAGAACTTGCCAAAACCAACATCCGAAACTATTCGATGTTCATCATGTTGGCGGTGATCTTCATCGTCTTTTCGCTTCTGACCGGGGGGGTGAACGGAACCTCCCGGAATATAACCAATATATTCATCCAGAATTCCTACATTCTCATTTTGGCGGTGGGAATGGTGCTGGTTATTATTGTGGGGAACATCGACCTTTCGGTAGGTTCCGTAGCGGCCTTTACCGGGGCGATAAGCGCCATGATTTATAATACCGGCATCGGAATCCTCCCCACCATACTGCTGACGGTTATGGTAGGCTTGGCCATTGGAGCCTTCCAGGCCTTTTGGATCGCCTATGCCAGGATACCCGCTTTCATAGTAACCCTGGCGGGCATGCTGCTCTTCCGCGGTCTGACCTACATTATCACGAATGTTACCCCGGTATCCCTGATGGACGATTCCTTCAAACAGATCACCTCGGGCAGCATTACCGTGGCCGGCCTCACCTTCGAGGGCTTCCACGCCCTGGCGCTGCTGGTGGGGCTGTTCTTGGCGGTTATGTATGTGGCATGGGCCCTGACCGACCGCCGCCGCAAGAAGCAGAAGGGTTTCCAGGTGCTGCCCATCGGCTATGTTCTGCTGAAACTGGTCTTCGTGGTCAGTCTGATTATGCTCCTGGCCTGGAAGTTCGGCGATTACCGGGGAATCCCCACGGTAGCAGTGGTCCTTGGCATTGTAGTGGCCCTGTTCGTATTCATCAGCAAGAAAACGGTTATAGGCAGATACATCTACGCCGTGGGCGGAAACGCCCGGTCGGCCAAACTGTCGGGCATCAATTCCGAGATGGTCATCTTCCTGGTACACACCATCATGGGCGGTCTTGCGGGACTCGCTGGGTTGGTGTTTACCGGTTACATGAATTCCGCCCTGCCCCAGGCGGGAAACCTCTTTGAGCTGGACGCCATTGCAGCCTGTTTCATCGGAGGCGCCAGCGCATCCGGAGGAATCGGCACCATCATCGGCGCCATTACCGGCGGTCTGGTCATCGGGGTTATCAACAACGGAATGTCCCTGATGAACATCGGCGCGGACTGGCAGTACGTGGTCAAGGCCCTGGTACTGCTCTTTGCGGTTCTCTACGACATCTACACCCGTCGGAAAAGCGGATTAGGCTAA
- the osmF gene encoding glycine betaine ABC transporter substrate-binding protein OsmF has product MKRFIITPRGVGILLLGAMLLGGSGLLFAGGSGEPQAEQGDQMMMTRTDDRRITIGSKIDTEGALLGTMMKLLLEQQGFQVVDRIQTGATSIVRGAIISGEIDVYPEYTGNGFYFFPDQTEAELWKDAQQAWQTVSRLDREQNDLVWLESAPANNTWAIAVRGDLAQEEGLSTLEDLAQYINAGGRFKIAASEEFVSSPAALPSFEEGYGFSLTDSQMLVLSGGNTTLTEQAAARGQEGVNAAMAYGTDGQLAALGLVVLKDTKKVQPVYEPAPVIRREVFEEYPEIAEILNPVFASLDLETLQSLNSAVSVEGRAVETVARDYLTEQGFLD; this is encoded by the coding sequence ATGAAGAGGTTCATAATCACCCCCAGGGGTGTAGGAATACTGCTGCTCGGGGCGATGCTCCTAGGCGGGTCCGGATTGCTGTTCGCCGGGGGATCGGGGGAACCCCAGGCCGAGCAGGGAGACCAGATGATGATGACCCGGACGGATGACCGTCGAATCACCATCGGATCAAAGATCGATACCGAGGGTGCATTGCTGGGGACCATGATGAAACTGCTCTTGGAGCAGCAGGGCTTCCAGGTGGTGGATCGGATCCAGACCGGGGCGACATCCATCGTACGCGGCGCCATAATCTCCGGGGAGATCGATGTATACCCCGAATATACCGGGAATGGATTTTACTTCTTCCCGGACCAAACCGAGGCTGAGCTGTGGAAGGACGCCCAACAGGCATGGCAGACCGTGAGCCGCCTGGACCGGGAACAGAATGATCTGGTATGGCTCGAATCCGCCCCGGCGAACAACACCTGGGCCATTGCAGTCCGGGGTGATCTTGCCCAGGAAGAGGGGCTTTCCACCCTGGAAGATCTGGCCCAGTACATCAACGCCGGGGGACGGTTCAAGATCGCAGCCAGCGAGGAGTTCGTTTCCAGCCCGGCTGCCCTGCCGAGCTTTGAGGAGGGCTACGGCTTCTCCCTGACGGATTCCCAGATGTTGGTGCTTTCCGGGGGAAATACGACCCTGACCGAACAGGCTGCCGCCCGGGGCCAGGAGGGGGTCAATGCCGCCATGGCCTACGGCACCGACGGCCAGTTAGCCGCCCTAGGCCTCGTGGTACTAAAGGATACCAAGAAGGTTCAGCCGGTCTACGAACCGGCTCCGGTCATCCGCCGGGAGGTCTTCGAAGAGTATCCGGAGATCGCCGAAATCCTGAATCCGGTCTTTGCCAGCCTGGATCTGGAAACCCTTCAGTCCCTGAATAGTGCGGTTTCCGTCGAGGGCCGGGCAGTGGAGACGGTGGCCCGGGACTACCTGACCGAGCAGGGCTTCCTTGACTAG
- a CDS encoding substrate-binding domain-containing protein — MAKPMSFRSLSGGMPPPRRGFTWFGVLGLVVPVLTLGLVLSGCVKSRQPGESQDGQSDQVVIGFSVATDTFILERWNKDIRIFTSTAKDMKARVIFQLSAGGTDAQIEQIGYLLTQDIDVLVVLPHDSRKLGPVIRQARDRGIPVIAYDRLILGVPIDGYVSFDNQGVGRLFGQALTEAVPRGRYLVVNGSVKDNNSFLVNRGLYEVLQPYIDRGDIQIIDQIWLDEWNADEASEKILDVLNRTQDIQAISAANDQLANAAINLLSQRRMAGRVAVVGQDADLLSTQRVVEGLQLMTVYKPIPKLASRAAELAVALAEGREMEPDSWVENDTGVSVPFYMEEPIAVYRWNMEETIIRDGFHSPRDVYRTRDQDSGSPDESETGGDTAAP, encoded by the coding sequence ATGGCTAAGCCGATGTCGTTCCGGAGTCTGTCCGGGGGAATGCCGCCCCCCCGCCGGGGATTTACCTGGTTCGGGGTGCTAGGGCTGGTAGTGCCGGTGTTGACGTTGGGATTGGTGTTATCGGGGTGTGTAAAATCCCGGCAGCCTGGGGAATCCCAGGATGGGCAGAGCGATCAGGTGGTGATCGGTTTTTCCGTGGCCACCGATACCTTCATCCTCGAAAGGTGGAATAAGGATATCCGGATTTTCACCAGCACCGCCAAGGATATGAAGGCCCGGGTTATCTTCCAACTCAGTGCCGGCGGCACGGATGCACAGATAGAACAGATCGGCTACCTGCTGACCCAGGATATCGATGTCCTGGTGGTTCTGCCCCACGATTCCCGGAAGCTGGGGCCGGTTATCCGCCAGGCCCGGGATCGGGGGATTCCCGTCATTGCCTACGACCGCCTTATCCTCGGTGTACCCATCGACGGATATGTGTCCTTTGATAATCAGGGCGTGGGACGCCTGTTCGGTCAGGCCCTTACCGAGGCGGTGCCCCGGGGCCGGTACCTGGTGGTGAACGGTTCGGTAAAGGACAATAATAGTTTTTTGGTAAACCGCGGATTGTATGAGGTGCTGCAGCCCTACATCGACCGGGGAGACATCCAGATCATCGATCAGATCTGGCTGGATGAATGGAATGCCGACGAGGCTTCCGAAAAAATTCTGGATGTCTTGAACCGCACCCAGGATATCCAGGCCATTTCAGCTGCCAACGACCAATTGGCCAACGCCGCCATCAATCTGCTCTCCCAGCGCCGGATGGCCGGGCGGGTTGCCGTAGTGGGCCAGGATGCAGACCTGCTCAGCACCCAGCGGGTGGTTGAGGGCTTGCAGCTCATGACGGTGTATAAGCCCATACCCAAGCTCGCCAGCCGGGCTGCGGAGTTGGCGGTGGCTTTGGCGGAGGGCCGGGAAATGGAGCCTGATTCCTGGGTGGAAAACGATACGGGAGTCTCCGTGCCCTTTTATATGGAAGAACCCATCGCGGTATACCGGTGGAACATGGAAGAGACCATCATCCGGGACGGATTCCACAGCCCCCGGGATGTGTATCGGACCCGGGACCAGGATTCGGGGTCTCCGGATGAATCGGAAACCGGGGGAGATACTGCCGCTCCCTAG